In the Onychostoma macrolepis isolate SWU-2019 chromosome 09, ASM1243209v1, whole genome shotgun sequence genome, one interval contains:
- the LOC131546997 gene encoding uncharacterized protein LOC131546997 isoform X1 has protein sequence MEEKSLILEGLPEDLERVKPKIELYFRNKRRSGAEIQQIREHPDDKRKALLIYMNDEDLEKVLDKRIHKVDIKPHGSVEVTVKLPEDTRIKKIKPRVLPKPRPETCLALKSLPAPARQVSPVRKPTTAIKGLTEDEEDSEIPDLLITTPDSLKKETLQMYFEQFTEHFELTKHGNNSWILKLCSQSDLEEIFGQKEHGFNITVEVYKEGGLGEQLDPRRFILTGFDGDTDCRMISLFIGSCSKTTEHTWETLDEHRIVVTFKHDIDVASFLRKCTSKQLQGRDIGVTRVQRTDSVLVLGDLEKLTEDVLTLYFSNKKRSGGGEVQSFIWINTRKSAAITFENCDDAHTVVEQTHNVCGTEVHASLFYSSLQKALTGEKPTLTDQISTKVNVPVNGELLRFFETNERCRKQLESDAKLLHAKVLIDSSAAANELLLEMDLNKESLAALQIAPTWESKTTREIQSFLSRYDTAELMAEKDVWTRVENDCNHLATLDTALFYRELNSKVVIAGVKEEVKVLSDKIRTVLKNAAAEVEAERNTIEVDIQLDCREMLALIKERVESRLGQVSLSHDEKQHIISLRGLKDQVDLVEILIKQAQKNIVTHQLKLSSHLIHFLKSLDLEKFEQDYFLPSQIPARLLKRQDFFVILVEKENLKRAEDKISEILKEQVIQLSPSQTGETWTHFLRNLQDEIESFQKTYDIRIAQSNNEVIICGFSSAVADVTGKVKTYLDNKEPTTENIPVKSVREVEFVESCLNLSELPELKHLGATVLAYRTANCPCLKITAAKDNIKDAVRVVQQQISSIVVESHKYCKAGEAKVLEKHEAKVKTKAKEMQCSLYLSQDHVVKSGPPKSFTHKIGNFMTLSIAEGELHHFTADALTCPMNANLAFTNPVAQRFLQFGGDKITEACKTQQKEQQSLLPGDVALSDAGKLGAGTLIYAVLPQKGQSLDSHYLQSAVHNSLLKAEGQGCTSIALPAIGCESFGFSVKDSCVALRAAVLQFCSDHQNSPKNIRHISIVDSDEKTVEEYNTLIQELGFPDTFTTVPLQSLKLKHRSDMRVLINGVPICLKKGDITKETVDIMVNSTNKSLDLNTGVSGAILKAAGKSVVDECKKQAPLKAGAAVLTGAGALQCKFIAQMVGPDNIADITSSLGMVLNLCEAKTATTLAIPGIGTGLGGFAPKESIKAIFTAIEKHLKEPNSSCLRNITVVAFEQKIFDDFREHFKAWNKPASGKMPENQVKIGSVRIEVKKGDITNETVRGIVNTTNRNMSLKGGVSGAIFKAAGASVEQECQKHGPLQNDIAAMTSGGNLHCDFIIHMVGPHSAAEVRSRVKNVLERCEEKQITTVSFPAVGTGGGGVTGEDAIGAMLQGFEDHLARNVSTVIKLIYIVIDQDNVLQEFQKGLKTWIANTQDSEDDDEWEDYSSTEESSSSDQGANANPVEVMMGPIKVKVFSGDITNETVEAIVNSTTTSLDLNTGVSGAILKASGQTVVSECKSKVPQPADGVILTKAGNLSNIKHIIHMVGQTNEKGISSSMYKVLRMCEENKINSVSFPALGTGAGNLAAAGVANAMTEALTNFIKDSPKHLKRVHIVIFQTKLLPDFQEAVKKCKKISRNASARQVKPLQQPVIPVLTQRPAICLAKETAAVLFPVMAVDVYGTSPTNLAKVKKLLDELVKEECISKDVQSSHITDLPETDKKAIVTLSRANQINILVTSSDKLTVSGKRDDVLDAVLKINGFIQEERDREMREGEVKRLKETLCWEVARGERWESLEPGISYDIELAFHRKQKSFQYQENRETYTVDFNQMEVTNSKQESCRIKRTLLGDSDTAIIHPPPTWTKMDGRDLEIITLQSDSVEYKNVEAAFLKSSIRRDVKPVQVQQIDRIQSQSQWQRYSVLKHSVDKKYPKQTNERLLYHGTTNEICQKINKNGFNRSFCGRNAVYHGEGTYFAREAWYSCQDKYSNPDDKGLKYIYRARVVTGSQCNSREGMKEPDPINPADPQAGLHDCAVDDPKNPFIFVVFCDAGAYPEYLITFKSIVLQSP, from the exons GTCTCTCCCGTCAGAAAGCCTACAACAGCAAttaaaggtcttacag AAGATGAGGAGGATTCTGAAATACCAGATCTTCTCATTACCACCCCTGATTCACTTAAGAAGGAAACCCTTCAGatgtattttgagcagtttACAGAGCACTTTGAGCTAACAAAGCACGGAAATAACAGCTGGATCCTGAAGCTCTGTAGCCAGTCAG ATTTAGAGGAGATTTTTGGCCAGAAAGAGCATGGGTTTAATATAACTGTAGAGGTGTATAAAGAAGGAGGTCTGGGAGAGCAGCTGGACCCGCGGCGCTTCATCTTGACGGGCTTTGATGGAGACACAGACTGCAGGATGATCTCACTGTTCATTGGCAGCTGTAGCAAGACAACAGAACACACTTGGGAGACGCTTGATGAGCACAGGATTGTGGTCACCTTCAAACACGATATCG ATGTGGCATCATTTTTAAGGAAATGCACCTCGAAGCAGCTGCAGGGTCGAGACATCGGAGTGACCCGTGTGCAGCGGACGGACTCGGTTCTGGTCCTGGGAGACTTGGAGAAGCTCACCGAAGATGTTCTCACGCTTTACTTCAGCAACAAGAAGAGGAGCGGAGGAGGAGAAGTCCAGTCCTTCATATGGATCAACACGCGAAAGAGTGCGGCCATCACCTTTGAAAACTGTGACG ATGCGCACACAGTGGTGGAACAAACACACAATGTTTGCGGCACAGAAGTTCACGCTTCACTGTTCTACTCCAGTTTACAAAAGGCTTTAACTGGTGAAAAACCAACCCTAACTGATCAAATCTCCACAAAAGTGAACGTTCCCGTCAATGGAGAGCTGCTCCGTTTCTTTGAAACCAATGAGCGATGCAGAAAACAACTGGAGAGTGACGCCAAACTGCTTCATGCCAAAGTGCTTATTGACAGCTCGGCCGCAGCAAATGAACTGTTGCTGGAGATGGACCTCAACAAAGAGTCGCTGGCTGCGCTGCAGATCGCACCCACGTGGGAGTCCAAGACAACGAGAGAAATTCAGTCCTTTCTGAGCAGGTACGACACAGCAGAGCTGATGGCGGAGAAGGACGTCTGGACCAGAGTTGAGAACGACTGTAACCATCTCGCCACGCTCGATACTGCGCTCTTCTACAGGGAGCTCAACTCTAAAGTCGTAATTGCTGGTGTGAAAGAGGAGGTCAAGGTCCTGTCAGACAAGATCAGGACGGTCCTGAAGAACGCTGCTGCTGAGGTGGAAGCGGAAAGAAACACCATCGAGGTGGACATCCAACTAGACTGCAGAGAGATGCTTGCCCTAATTAAAGAGCGTGTCGAGTCCAGATTAGGGCAGGTGAGTTTATCACATGATGAGAAGCAGCACATCATCTCCCTCAGAGGTCTGAAGGATCAAGTAGATTTAGTGGAGATTCTCATCAAGCAAGCGCAGAAGAACATCGTTACACACCAGCTGAAGCTTTCTTCACATCTGATTCACTTTCTGAAGTCTCTGGATCTTGAAAAGTTTGAGCAAGACTATTTTCTCCCAAGCCAAATTCCAGCTAGACTTCTAAAGCGACAGGATTTTTTTGTGATCTTGGTTGAGAAAGAAAACCTAAAGAGAGCCGAAGACAAAATAAGTGAGATTCTCAAAGAACAGGTTATACAGCTTTCTCCCAGTCAAACCGGTGAAACGTGGACACACTTTCTCAGGAATCTTCAAGATGAAATAGAATCATTCCAGAAAACTTACGACATCAGGATCGCACAATCAAATAATGAGGTTATAATATGTGGGTTTTCCAGTGCAGTTGCAGATGTTACCGGAAAAGTGAAGACATATCTGGACAACAAGGAACCAACAACTGAGAACATCCCTGTGAAATCTGTGCGAGAGGTTGAATTCGTGGAGTCCTGTCTGAATCTGTCCGAGCTCCCTGAACTCAAGCACCTTGGCGCGACAGTACTCGCTTACAGAACAGCAAACTGCCCTTGCTTGAAGATCACAGCAGCTAAAGACAACATCAAAGACGCCGTGCGTGTCGTACAGCAGCAGATCTCATCCATTGTTGTGGAGAGCCATAAATATTGCAAAGCAGGAGAAGCAAAGGTTCTGGAGAAACATGAAGCCAAGGTGAAGACCAAAGCTAAGGAGATGCAGTGCAGTCTGTATTTATCACAAGATCATGTGGTCAAATCCGGCCCTCCAAAGAGCTTCACACACAAAATAGGCAATTTCATGACTCTGAGCATCGCAGAAGGAGAACTGCACCATTTCACAGCTGACGCTTTGACCTGCCCAATGAATGCCAATCTAGCTTTCACTAACCCTGTGGCTCAGCGCTTTCTCCAGTTCGGAGGAGACAAGATTACGGAGGCGTGTAAAACTCAGCAGAAGGAACAGCAGAGTCTTCTGCCTGGAGACGTGGCGCTCAGTGATGCCGGGAAACTCGGCGCTGGGACGCTCATTTACGCCGTGTTGCCTCAGAAAGGACAGAGTCTGGACTCCCACTACCTTCAGTCGGCCGTGCATAACAGCCTCCTGAAAGCTGAAGGACAAGGATGCACCTCGATTGCACTTCCAGCAATCGGTTGTGAAAGCTTCGGGTTCTCTGTCAAAGACAGTTGCGTGGCGCTCCGAGCCGCCGTACTGCAGTTCTGCAGCGACCATCAGAATTCTCCTAAAAACATCAGACACATCAGTATAGTGGATTCAGATGAGAAGACTGTTGAGGAGTACAACACTCTGATTCAGGAACTA gGATTTCCTGACACATTTACAACTGTTCCCCTACAATCCTTGAAGCTTAAACACAGATCAGACATGAGAG TGCTGATCAATGGTGTGCCAATATGCCTGAAAAAGGGTGACATCACCAAAGAGACGGTGGATATTATGGTGAACTCAACCAACAAAAGTTTAGATCTTAACACCG GTGTTTCTGGTGCCATCTTAAAAGCTGCTGGAAAATCTGTTGTTGACGAATGCAAAAAGCAAG CTCCTCTGAAAGCAGGTGCAGCGGTGCTGACGGGTGCAGGAGCgcttcagtgtaagttcatcgCACAGATGGTTGGGCCAGACAACATCGCCGACATCACATCATCTCTGGGAATGGTTCTGAACCTCTGCGAGGCCAAAACGGCCACAACTCTGGCCATTCCTGGGATTGGAACAG GACTAGGTGGCTTTGCCCCGAAAGAATCGATCAAAGCCATCTTCACAGCAATCGAGAAACATCTGAAGGAGCCGAACTCTTCCTGCCTCCGGAACATTACTGTAGTGGCATTTGAACAGAAGATCTTTGATGACTTCCGTGAGCATTTCAAAGCATGGAATAAG CCTGCATCCGGCAAGATGCCTGAGAATCAAG TCAAAATTGGAAGCGTCAGAATCGAGGTAAAGAAAGGTGACATCACTAATGAAACGGTCCGAGGGATCGTAAACACCACCAACAGGAACATGAGCCTGAAAGGAG GCGTGTCGGGTGCCATATTTAAAGCGGCTGGAGCGTCTGTGGAGCAGGAGTGCCAAAAGCACG GTCCGTTGCAGAATGATATCGCAGCCATGACCAGCGGCGGAAACCTGCATTGCGACTTCATCATTCACATGGTCGGCCCGCACTCAGCGGCAGAGGTGAGATCCCGCGTGAAGAATGTTCTGGAGCGCTGTGAGGAGAAGCAGATCACCACGGTCTCCTTCCCTGCCGTGGGCACCG GCGGCGGAGGCGTTACGGGTGAGGACGCCATCGGTGCAATGTTGCAGGGCTTTGAAGATCATCTGGCTCGAAATGTCTCGACTGTGATCAAGCTCATCTACATTGTGATTGACCAGGACAACGTCCTACAAGAGTTTCAGAAAGGTCTCAAAACATGGATTGCAAATACACAG GAcagtgaagatgatgatgaGTGGGAGGATTAcagctcaacagaagaaagctCCTCGTCTGACCAAGGAGCCAATG CAAACCCTGTGGAGGTGATGATGGGCCCGATTAAAGTCAAGGTGTTTAGTGGAGACATCACCAATGAGACTGTCGAGGCTATTGTAAACAGCACGACTACAAGCCTCGATTTGAACACGG GTGTATCAGGAGCTATTCTCAAAGCATCAGGACAAACGGTGGTGAGCGAGTGCAAATCAAAAG TGCCTCAGCCTGCTGATGGCGTAATCCTGACCAAAGCTGGAAATCTTTCAAATATCAAACACATCATTCATATGGTTGGGcagaccaatgagaaaggcatCAGCAGCTCCATGTACAAAGTTCTGAGGATGTGCGAAGAAAATAAGATTAATTCAGTTTCATTCCCAGCTCTTGGAACAG GAGCAGGAAACCTGGCTGCAGCAGGAGTTGCCAATGCAATGACAGAAGCTCTGACAAACTTTATAAAGGACTCACCAAAACATCTGAAGCGCGTCCACATCGTGATCTTCCAAACAAAACTGCTGCCAGACTTTCAGGAAGCTGTCAAGAAGTGCAAGAAGATTTCTCGAAATGCTTCTG CACGTCAGGTCAAACCCCTCCAGCAACCGGTGATCCCTGTGCTGACACAGCGGCCAGCTATTTGTCTAGCCAAAGAAACGGCCGCTGTTTTGTTCCCGGTTATGGCCGTTGACGTTTATGGGACTTCCCCTACAAACCTCGCCAAGGTCAAGAAGCTCCTGGACGAACTGGTCAAGGAGGAGTGCATCAGTAAAGACGTCCAGTCGAGCCACATCACGGACCTTCCTGAAACCGACAAGAAGGCAATCGTGACCCTCAGCCGAGCCAATCAAATCAACATTCTGGTGACCAGTTCAGATAAGTTAACGGTATCAGGGAAAAGAGACGATGTCTTGGACGCTGTGCTGAAGATAAATGGCTTCATCCAAGAAGAACGAGACCGAGAGATGCGGGAAGGTGAGGTGAAGCGTCTGAAGGAGACGCTGTGCTGGGAGGTGGCGAGAGGAGAACGCTGGGAGTCGCTGGAGCCCGGCATCAGCTACGACATCGAGCTGGCCTTCCACCGCAAGCAGAAGAGCTTCCAGTACCAGGAGAACCGCGAGACCTACACGGTGGACTTCAACCAGATGGAGGTCACAAACAGCAAGCAGGAGTCCTGCAGGATCAAGAGGACTCTGCTGGGAGATTCTGATACAG CAATCATTCATCCCCCTCCAACATGGACCAAAATGGATGGACGGGATTTAGAAATAATCACATTACAATCAGATTCTGTGGAATACAAGAACGTAGAAGCAGCCTTTCTGAAATCCAGCATACGCCGTGATGTGAAGCCCGTCCAGGTTCAACAG ATCGACAGGATTCAGAGTCAGTCGCAGTGGCAGAGATACTCTGTGCTGAAACATTCCGTGGATAAGAAATACCCCAAACAGACAAACGAGCGTCTGCTTTATCACGGAACGACCAACGAGATATGCCAGAAAATCAACAAGAACGGCTTCAACCGCAGCTTCTGTGGGAGAAACG CGGTCTATCACGGGGAAGGCACCTACTTCGCTAGAGAGGCCTGGTACTCCTGCCAGGACAAGTATTCCAACCCCGACGACAAAGGGCTGAAGTACATCTACCGAGCGCGAGTAGTGACGGGCTCGCAGTGTAACAGCAGAGAAGGAATGAAGGAGCCGGATCCGATCAACCCTGCAGACCCGCAGGCCGGACTGCACGACTGCGCCGTGGATGACCCAAAGAACCCCTTCATCTTCGTGGTGTTCTGTGACGCGGGAGCGTATCCAGAGTACCTCATCACCTTCAAATCCATAGTCCTCCAGAGTCCATAG